The Candidatus Neomarinimicrobiota bacterium genomic interval AATGAATAATGCCGGAAGTCCATGTCAATTAGCAATAAATCTCTGTTAACTATCAAATCTGATGCCCAACTAACTATAATTATGTTGTTCTGTATAAGACATTTAAAATTGCGTTAATGCAGTATAAGCAAATTAGTATTAATTTTCAAGCTGCTGAAACCCAGTTGGTTAGAGTAGAATTCCAATTGTGGTAGGAGTTTAGACTGACCCGCGTAAGATCCTCTATCTTCTTCCAAAGCCGTGTTGTTACAAAAGTTCATGAGAACCTCGTGTTTCATGTCGATTGTGATTCACAATGCGTGTGTAGATCATGGTCACCTAAAATTCCCAGTTCACTCAAAATCTCATCTCGCAAAGTATCAGGACAGCCCAGTATTCCAGGTGGATTGTGATTTAGGATACGAATGTAGATCATAGTCACCCCTAATTCTCTGCGTACTCAAAACCATATCTCTACAAAGTATCAAGAGAACCCCGCGATTCAGGTGGATCGTGATTTATAATATGAGTGTAGATCATTGCTGCCTTTAATTCCCGACGTTCTCATTACTATACCACTACAAAGTATCAATGGGACTCCGTACTCCAGATGGACCGTGGTTCATGACATGCGTGTAAATCATGGTCGTCTTTAAGTCCTTATGCCCCAATAAAACCTGAACCGTACGAATATCACAACCTCCCTCTAGTAAATGAGTAGCGAAAGAATGGCGGAAAGTATGACAACTGACCTGTTTAGTCAAGTCGCATTTATCAACAGAATGTTTAACTGCCCGCTGTATAATCGAGGGATCAATGTGATGACGACCCCGTTTTAGAGTTTTCTTATCTTTCCAGAGCCTCGCCTGTGGAAAAACCCACTGCCAACGCCATTCCTTGGAAGCATTCAAATATTTCCGATCCAAAGCACGGGGTAATGGTACCTGGCCAAAACCCTTCGATAGATCATCCAGGTAGATTCTCTTAACCTCATTGAGTTGTTTCTTTAAAGGCACTTTTAATGAAACGGGAAGCATTACGACCCGATCCTTAGCACCCTTTCCATTTCTGACTGCTATCTCATTCCGCCGGAAATCCACATCCTTGACACGTAATCCTATACATTCCCGCAATCTGAATCCACAACCATAAAGCAGGTTGAGAATTAATCTATGCTGCTGTGCCACTCGATCTAACACACGCTTCACCTCACCCTTTGTCATCACAACTGGAATACGAATGGGTTTCCTGGCTCTGATAATGTCCCCCAGTTCCCCAACTTCGGTTCCAAATACATGCCGATAAAGAAATAGTATTGCCGCAAGTGCCTGATTTTGCGTTGATGCACTTACTCTTTGTGAAACAGCCAGATAGCTCAAAAATTTATTGATCTCAGGTTCCGCCAAATCAATTGGATGTACCCTATTATGGAATTCGAGAAATCGGATGATCCACCTGCTGTAGGTTTTTTCAGTACGAGGGCTGTAATGCCTCGCCTGTAAAGCCTTGTGGTATTCTTCCATTAATTTTAGCCTGTTCATTGGTGCTCTGTTTGGTTCCACAAGATGACCAGATTCATTTTGCATGAATGCACGCTCACTTCCTTGATAAGGTTGTAAAAAGGTGATCAGTTATTAAAAGGTGGTTAGTGCCTGAAACTTAATTCAAAATAGGCATTATCCAAATCTTCAACAAAAAGTGCGTCTCGATCTGGCATGCTGAAATGTATGGATCGTTGCTACAACCAGCATTACTCTCGCCTCACTGCTTATCATCCCAAAATCCCGTAACCCGGAAAAAACGCGAGTATTTCATTCAACTCAATTTAGATTTTAAGCGTGTCAAAAGTGATCGCACCATATCTGGCCAAACTGAAAGATCTGCCGAAACAACCCGGGGTCTATTTCTACTACGATAGAAATGGGAAGATCATCTATATTGGAAAAGCTAAAGTGCTGCGCAATCGGGTTAAATCCTACTTTACAGGTGCTCC includes:
- a CDS encoding integron integrase, whose amino-acid sequence is MNRLKLMEEYHKALQARHYSPRTEKTYSRWIIRFLEFHNRVHPIDLAEPEINKFLSYLAVSQRVSASTQNQALAAILFLYRHVFGTEVGELGDIIRARKPIRIPVVMTKGEVKRVLDRVAQQHRLILNLLYGCGFRLRECIGLRVKDVDFRRNEIAVRNGKGAKDRVVMLPVSLKVPLKKQLNEVKRIYLDDLSKGFGQVPLPRALDRKYLNASKEWRWQWVFPQARLWKDKKTLKRGRHHIDPSIIQRAVKHSVDKCDLTKQVSCHTFRHSFATHLLEGGCDIRTVQVLLGHKDLKTTMIYTHVMNHGPSGVRSPIDTL